A single region of the Streptomyces sp. AM 4-1-1 genome encodes:
- a CDS encoding EamA family transporter: MSGSAPAGAAPTGLQGRRAALGSVALVVAGALSVQFGAGLAVLLMPRAGALGVVTLRLAVAALVLLAVCRPTLRGHSRADWGTVVTFGIAMCAMNTLFYQASARIPLGAAVTLEVLGPLVLSVVASRRPVNFVWAGLALCGVVLLGGGGFDRLDPVGAAFAVGAGAMWAVYILFSARTGRRFPQADGLALAMIVAGLLSLPLGIMESGSKIIVPSTLGLGALVALLSSVLPYTLELMALRRLSASTFAVMMSLEPAVAAMAGFLILDQALSTTDALAIALVIAASLGAVRGQIGGRGGGGGIRKRRRNRGRERPVV; the protein is encoded by the coding sequence GTGTCCGGTTCCGCGCCGGCCGGTGCGGCGCCGACCGGTCTCCAGGGCCGGAGGGCGGCGCTCGGTTCGGTCGCCCTGGTGGTCGCCGGCGCCCTCTCCGTACAGTTCGGCGCGGGCCTCGCCGTGCTGCTGATGCCCCGTGCGGGAGCGCTCGGCGTGGTCACGCTCCGGCTGGCCGTCGCCGCGCTCGTCCTGCTGGCCGTCTGCCGGCCGACCCTGCGCGGCCACTCGCGCGCCGACTGGGGGACGGTCGTCACGTTCGGCATCGCGATGTGCGCGATGAACACGCTCTTCTACCAGGCGTCCGCCCGCATCCCGCTGGGCGCGGCGGTCACCCTGGAAGTGCTCGGGCCACTCGTCCTCTCGGTCGTGGCCTCGCGCCGACCGGTCAACTTCGTCTGGGCGGGTCTCGCGCTCTGCGGCGTGGTCCTGCTGGGCGGCGGCGGATTCGACCGTCTCGATCCGGTCGGCGCGGCCTTCGCCGTGGGCGCGGGCGCGATGTGGGCGGTGTACATCCTGTTCAGCGCCCGCACGGGCAGGCGCTTCCCCCAGGCGGACGGGCTGGCCCTCGCGATGATCGTCGCCGGGCTCCTCTCCCTGCCGCTCGGCATCATGGAGTCGGGTTCGAAGATCATCGTGCCGTCCACGCTGGGGCTGGGCGCCCTCGTGGCGCTGCTCAGCTCGGTGCTCCCGTACACCCTGGAGCTCATGGCGCTGCGCAGGCTGTCCGCGTCCACGTTCGCCGTGATGATGAGCCTGGAACCGGCCGTCGCCGCCATGGCCGGGTTCCTGATCCTGGACCAGGCCCTGTCCACCACCGACGCCCTGGCCATCGCGCTGGTCATCGCGGCGAGCCTCGGTGCGGTACGCGGTCAGATCGGCGGCCGTGGCGGTGGCGGTGGCATACGGAAGCGGAGGCGGAACCGCGGTCGCGAGCGACCGGTGGTCTGA
- a CDS encoding TIGR03084 family metal-binding protein: MSDASAVLDDLRAESAELDLIVGGPSPAVWASATPAPRWTVAHQIAHLAWTDRAALLSVTDPEAFRAEAERAAADPGGFVDRGADEGARLAPDVLLAGWREGRDRLQEALRSAPPGGRHPWYGPPMSVASMATGRLMETWAHGQDIADALGIVREPTTRLRHVARIGVRARDYAFLVRGIEAPTEEFRVELIGPTGELTTYGPEGAGQRVTGPLYDFCLLVTQRAHRDDLAVRATGADADRWLDIAQAFAGPAGPGRPRRADR; the protein is encoded by the coding sequence GTGTCCGATGCCTCAGCCGTGCTCGACGATCTGCGCGCCGAAAGTGCCGAACTCGACCTGATCGTCGGAGGGCCGAGCCCGGCCGTGTGGGCCTCGGCGACCCCCGCGCCACGCTGGACCGTCGCCCATCAGATCGCCCACCTGGCGTGGACCGACCGGGCCGCGCTGCTTTCCGTGACCGACCCCGAGGCGTTCCGCGCGGAGGCGGAACGGGCGGCGGCCGACCCCGGGGGATTCGTCGACCGGGGCGCCGACGAGGGCGCCCGGCTCGCGCCGGATGTGCTGCTCGCCGGGTGGCGGGAGGGGCGCGACCGGCTCCAGGAGGCGCTGAGGAGCGCGCCCCCGGGTGGCAGACACCCGTGGTACGGGCCGCCGATGAGCGTGGCGTCCATGGCGACCGGGCGGCTGATGGAGACCTGGGCACACGGTCAGGACATCGCCGACGCGCTCGGGATCGTCCGGGAACCGACCACCCGGCTGAGGCATGTGGCACGGATCGGGGTGCGCGCCAGGGACTACGCGTTCCTGGTACGCGGGATCGAGGCGCCCACCGAGGAGTTCCGCGTCGAACTCATCGGGCCCACGGGCGAGTTGACGACGTACGGTCCGGAGGGAGCCGGTCAGCGTGTCACCGGGCCGCTGTACGACTTCTGCCTCCTGGTCACCCAGCGCGCCCACCGCGACGACCTCGCCGTACGCGCCACGGGCGCCGACGCCGACCGGTGGCTCGACATCGCGCAGGCGTTCGCCGGACCCGCCGGTCCCGGACGTCCCCGCAGGGCGGACAGGTGA
- a CDS encoding acyclic terpene utilization AtuA family protein has translation MPGRPLRIGNASGFYGDRFDAMREMLTGGPLDVLTGDFLAELTMLILGRDRLRDPARGYATTFLRQLEEGLGLAQDRGVRIVTNAGGLNPAGLADAVRELADEVGVRVRVAHVEGDSLPVPEGFLTANAYLGGAGIAACLRAGADVVVTGRVTDAALVTGPAAAHFGWGPDDHDALAGAVVAGHLLECGTQATGGNYAFFRDHDDHHAHAARGAHADHRVHADHRAHADRGAHADHHAHDDHHAHAARGAHADHRAHADRDAHAARGAYADRDAYADRDSHADQDAPRRPGLPAPDLRHPGFPLAEIHSDGSCVITKHDGTGGVVDLGTVTAQLLYETTGARYAGPDVTARLDTVRLTPDGRDRVRVRGVRGEPPPPTLKAGRCRLGGWRNEVGFVLTGLDIEAKARLVREQFADALARTARPPRDARWELVRTDRPDAATQETASALLRLVVRDPDADAVGRSVSGAAVELALGSYPGFHLTAPPGRGAPYGVFEADHLPAGEVEHIAVLPDGRRERIPPPVHTRVLVPVPPPTLPDPLPEAYADTRRAPFGRVVGARSGDKGGDANIGVWVRTDDAWRWLAHELTVERLRELLPETAGLTVVRHLLPNLRALNFVVHGLLGEGVAAQHRFDPQAKAVGEWLRSRYADIPVRLLQDAHAPEVSP, from the coding sequence ATGCCGGGCAGACCGCTGCGGATCGGCAATGCCTCCGGTTTCTACGGCGACCGCTTCGACGCCATGCGCGAGATGCTCACCGGCGGCCCCCTCGACGTGCTGACCGGCGACTTCCTCGCCGAGCTGACCATGCTGATCCTCGGCCGCGACCGACTGAGGGACCCGGCCCGTGGATACGCCACCACCTTCCTGCGCCAGCTGGAGGAGGGACTGGGGCTCGCCCAGGACCGTGGCGTGCGGATCGTCACCAATGCGGGCGGCCTCAACCCGGCCGGGCTGGCCGACGCCGTGAGGGAGTTGGCGGACGAGGTCGGTGTACGGGTCCGGGTCGCCCACGTCGAGGGCGACAGCCTCCCCGTGCCCGAGGGATTCCTCACCGCCAACGCCTATCTCGGCGGCGCCGGGATCGCCGCCTGTCTCAGGGCGGGGGCCGACGTGGTCGTCACCGGGCGGGTCACCGACGCCGCCCTCGTCACCGGCCCCGCCGCCGCCCACTTCGGCTGGGGACCGGACGACCACGACGCGCTCGCCGGGGCCGTCGTCGCCGGACACCTGCTGGAGTGCGGCACCCAGGCGACGGGCGGCAACTACGCCTTCTTCCGCGACCATGACGACCACCACGCCCACGCGGCCCGGGGCGCCCACGCGGACCACCGCGTCCACGCGGACCACCGCGCCCACGCGGACCGGGGTGCCCACGCGGACCACCACGCCCATGACGACCACCACGCCCACGCGGCCCGGGGCGCCCACGCGGACCACCGCGCCCACGCGGACCGGGATGCCCACGCGGCCCGGGGCGCCTATGCGGACCGGGATGCCTATGCGGACCGGGACAGTCACGCGGACCAGGACGCCCCCCGCCGCCCCGGCCTCCCCGCCCCAGACCTCCGCCACCCCGGCTTCCCACTCGCCGAGATCCACTCCGACGGGTCCTGCGTCATCACCAAGCACGACGGCACGGGCGGGGTGGTCGACCTCGGCACGGTCACCGCCCAGCTCCTCTACGAGACCACGGGCGCCCGGTACGCCGGACCGGACGTGACCGCCCGGCTCGACACCGTACGGCTCACACCGGACGGCCGGGACCGGGTGCGCGTCCGCGGGGTGCGCGGCGAGCCCCCGCCCCCCACGCTCAAGGCCGGGCGCTGCCGGCTCGGCGGCTGGCGCAACGAGGTCGGGTTCGTGCTCACCGGGCTCGACATCGAGGCCAAGGCCCGCCTGGTGCGGGAACAGTTCGCGGACGCCCTCGCGCGCACCGCCCGTCCACCGCGTGACGCGCGGTGGGAACTGGTCCGTACCGACCGGCCCGACGCGGCCACCCAGGAGACCGCCAGTGCGCTGCTGCGGCTCGTCGTCCGGGACCCGGACGCCGACGCGGTCGGCCGGTCGGTGTCCGGGGCCGCCGTGGAACTGGCCCTCGGCAGCTACCCCGGCTTCCATCTGACCGCCCCGCCCGGCAGAGGCGCCCCCTACGGGGTGTTCGAGGCCGACCACCTGCCGGCCGGGGAGGTCGAGCACATCGCCGTACTCCCGGACGGGCGCCGGGAACGGATACCACCTCCCGTACACACCCGCGTACTCGTACCCGTCCCACCACCCACGCTCCCCGATCCACTCCCCGAGGCGTACGCGGACACCCGCCGCGCCCCTTTCGGACGGGTCGTCGGGGCCCGCAGCGGCGACAAGGGAGGGGACGCCAACATCGGCGTCTGGGTCCGCACCGACGACGCCTGGCGGTGGCTCGCCCACGAACTGACCGTCGAGCGGCTGCGGGAACTCCTCCCGGAGACCGCCGGACTCACCGTCGTACGCCATCTCCTGCCGAACCTCCGCGCCCTGAACTTCGTCGTCCACGGGCTCCTCGGCGAGGGCGTCGCGGCCCAGCACCGGTTCGACCCGCAGGCCAAGGCGGTGGGGGAGTGGCTGCGCTCCCGGTACGCCGACATCCCCGTACGGCTGCTCCAGGACGCCCACGCACCGGAGGTGAGCCCATGA
- a CDS encoding carboxyl transferase domain-containing protein: MTVLPTALDPTDPEYGANRAAMLGKLAALDAEHAKALAGGGRKYTDRHRSRGKLLARERIELLVDPDTPFLELSPLAAWGSDHTVGASLVTGIGVIEGVECLITANDPTVRGGASNPWTLKKALRANEIALANRLPCVSLVESGGADLPSQKEIFIPGGALFRDITRLSAAGIPTVAVVFGNSTAGGAYVPGMSDHTVMIKERSKVFLGGPPLVKMATGEESDDESLGGADMHARTSGLADHFAVDEPDALRQARRIVARLNWRKAHPGPGPAEPPKYDEDELLGIVPGDLKVPFDPREVIARLVDGSDFDAFKPLYGTSLVTGWARLHGYPVGILANARGVLFSAESQKAAQFIQLADQRDIPLLFLHNTTGYMVGKEYEQGGIIKHGAMMINAVANSRVPHLSVLMGASYGAGHYGMCGRAYDPRFLFAWPSAKSAVMGPQQLAGVLSIVARASAAAKGQPYDDEADAGLRAMVEQRIESESLPMFLSGRLYDDGVIDPRDTRTVLGICLSAIHTAPIEGARGGFGVFRM, encoded by the coding sequence ATGACCGTCCTCCCCACCGCACTCGACCCCACCGATCCCGAGTACGGGGCCAACCGCGCCGCCATGCTCGGCAAGCTCGCCGCACTCGACGCCGAGCACGCCAAGGCGCTCGCCGGTGGCGGCCGGAAGTACACCGACCGGCACCGCTCGCGCGGCAAACTCCTCGCCAGGGAACGGATCGAGCTGCTGGTCGACCCCGACACACCGTTCCTCGAACTGTCGCCGCTGGCCGCCTGGGGCAGTGACCACACCGTGGGCGCCTCGCTCGTCACCGGCATCGGCGTCATCGAGGGCGTCGAATGCCTGATCACCGCCAACGACCCGACCGTGCGCGGCGGGGCCTCCAACCCCTGGACCCTGAAGAAGGCCCTGCGCGCCAACGAGATCGCCCTCGCCAACCGGCTGCCGTGCGTCAGCCTCGTCGAGTCCGGCGGCGCCGACCTGCCCTCGCAGAAGGAGATCTTCATCCCGGGCGGGGCGCTGTTCCGGGACATCACACGGCTCTCCGCCGCTGGAATCCCCACCGTGGCCGTCGTGTTCGGGAACTCCACGGCGGGCGGCGCGTACGTGCCCGGGATGTCCGACCACACCGTCATGATCAAGGAACGCTCGAAGGTGTTCCTCGGCGGACCGCCGCTGGTGAAGATGGCGACCGGCGAGGAGAGCGACGACGAATCGCTCGGCGGCGCCGACATGCACGCCCGCACCTCCGGGCTCGCCGACCACTTCGCGGTGGACGAACCGGACGCGCTGCGCCAGGCACGGCGGATCGTCGCCCGCCTCAACTGGCGCAAGGCGCACCCCGGTCCGGGCCCCGCCGAGCCGCCGAAGTACGACGAGGACGAGCTGCTGGGGATCGTGCCCGGCGACCTCAAGGTGCCGTTCGACCCGCGTGAGGTCATCGCCAGGCTCGTCGACGGCTCGGACTTCGACGCGTTCAAACCGCTGTACGGCACCAGCCTGGTCACCGGCTGGGCCCGGCTGCACGGCTACCCGGTCGGCATCCTCGCCAACGCCCGGGGCGTGCTGTTCAGCGCGGAGTCGCAGAAGGCCGCGCAGTTCATCCAGCTCGCCGACCAGCGCGACATCCCGCTCCTCTTCCTCCACAACACCACCGGATACATGGTCGGCAAGGAGTACGAACAGGGCGGCATCATCAAACACGGCGCGATGATGATCAACGCCGTGGCCAACTCCCGGGTCCCGCACCTGTCGGTCCTGATGGGCGCCTCGTACGGTGCCGGGCACTACGGCATGTGCGGGCGGGCCTACGACCCCCGCTTCCTCTTCGCCTGGCCCAGCGCCAAATCCGCCGTCATGGGCCCGCAACAGCTCGCGGGCGTCCTGTCGATCGTCGCCCGCGCCTCCGCCGCCGCGAAGGGACAGCCGTACGACGACGAGGCCGACGCCGGACTGCGTGCCATGGTCGAGCAGCGGATCGAGTCCGAATCGCTGCCGATGTTCCTCTCCGGGCGGCTGTACGACGACGGGGTCATCGACCCCCGCGACACCAGGACCGTCCTCGGGATCTGCCTGTCCGCGATCCACACCGCACCGATCGAGGGCGCCCGCGGCGGCTTCGGCGTCTTCCGGATGTGA
- a CDS encoding biotin carboxylase N-terminal domain-containing protein → MIGTLLVANRGEIARRIFRTCRALGIATVAVHSDPDADAPHVREADAAVRLPGAAPADTYLRADLLVRAALAAGADAVHPGYGFLSENAAFARAVADAGLLWVGPPADAIAAMASKTRAKELMGAAGVPLLAPVDPGTATADDLPLLLKAATGGGGRGMRVVRELPELAGELRAATAEAVAAFGDGEVFAEPYVERGRHIEVQIMADAHGGVWTLGTRDCSLQRRHQKVIEEAPAPGLTDELRARLYGAAVTAARTVGYRGAGTVEFLVSAGKDPYFLEMNTRLQVEHPVTEAVFGIDLVALQLRVAEGGPLPAAEPPQPSGHAVEARLYAEDPAHDWRPRAGTLHTLDVPEGPGVRLDAGYTDGDTVGVHYDPMLAKVVAHAPSRAEAVRLLARTLERARVHGPVTNRELLVRSLRHPDFADPTGARLDTGFYGRHLAALTTAPDPREQRLAAVAATLAEAVRPAADAPGPARLGAWRNVPSGPQTKRYRSEPDATEHEIAYRTTRDGPAPESGARVVRARPDRVSLEVDGVTRHFAVAAHHDQVYVDGPAGSYTFTALPRFTDPATHTAPGSLLAPMPGTVVRLADGLVTGGAVTAGQPLIWLEAMKMEHRVLAPATGTLTALHAEPGRQVEVGALLAVVQENAQEPAAPEEHS, encoded by the coding sequence ATGATCGGAACCCTGCTCGTCGCCAACCGGGGCGAGATCGCCCGCCGGATCTTCCGCACCTGCCGCGCCCTCGGCATCGCCACCGTCGCCGTGCACTCGGACCCGGACGCCGACGCCCCGCACGTCCGGGAGGCGGACGCGGCCGTACGGCTGCCGGGCGCCGCCCCCGCCGACACCTACCTCCGCGCCGATCTCCTCGTCCGGGCCGCCCTGGCGGCGGGCGCGGACGCCGTCCACCCCGGCTACGGATTCCTCTCCGAGAACGCCGCGTTCGCCCGCGCCGTGGCGGACGCCGGACTCCTCTGGGTCGGGCCGCCCGCCGACGCCATCGCGGCGATGGCGTCCAAGACCCGGGCCAAGGAGCTGATGGGCGCGGCGGGCGTACCGCTGCTCGCGCCGGTCGACCCGGGCACCGCGACCGCCGACGACCTGCCGCTGCTGCTGAAGGCGGCGACGGGCGGCGGCGGACGCGGTATGCGTGTCGTCCGCGAACTCCCCGAACTGGCAGGTGAGTTGCGGGCGGCCACGGCCGAGGCGGTGGCCGCCTTCGGGGACGGGGAGGTGTTCGCCGAACCGTACGTGGAGCGCGGCCGGCACATCGAGGTCCAGATCATGGCGGACGCGCACGGCGGGGTGTGGACGCTCGGCACCCGCGACTGCTCCCTCCAGCGCAGACACCAGAAGGTCATCGAGGAGGCCCCCGCCCCCGGCCTCACCGACGAACTGCGCGCCCGGCTGTACGGGGCGGCCGTGACGGCGGCCCGCACGGTCGGCTACCGGGGCGCGGGCACCGTCGAGTTCCTGGTGTCCGCGGGCAAGGACCCGTACTTCCTGGAGATGAACACCCGCCTCCAGGTCGAACACCCCGTCACCGAGGCGGTGTTCGGGATCGACCTGGTCGCCCTGCAACTGCGTGTCGCGGAGGGCGGACCGCTGCCCGCCGCCGAACCGCCGCAGCCGAGCGGACACGCGGTCGAGGCCCGGCTGTACGCCGAGGACCCCGCCCACGACTGGCGGCCCCGGGCCGGGACCCTGCACACCCTCGACGTACCGGAGGGCCCGGGGGTGCGCCTGGACGCCGGGTACACCGACGGCGACACCGTCGGGGTGCACTACGACCCCATGCTCGCCAAGGTCGTCGCGCACGCGCCGAGCCGCGCCGAGGCCGTACGGCTGCTGGCCCGCACCCTGGAACGCGCCCGTGTCCACGGACCGGTCACCAACCGCGAACTGCTCGTACGCTCCCTGCGCCACCCCGACTTCGCGGACCCCACCGGGGCCCGCCTCGACACCGGCTTCTACGGTCGCCACCTGGCCGCGCTGACCACCGCCCCCGACCCACGGGAGCAGCGCCTCGCCGCCGTCGCGGCGACGCTCGCGGAAGCCGTCCGGCCCGCCGCCGACGCACCGGGCCCGGCCCGTCTCGGCGCCTGGCGCAACGTCCCCTCAGGGCCGCAGACCAAGCGCTACCGGAGCGAACCCGACGCCACCGAGCACGAGATCGCCTACCGCACCACCCGCGACGGCCCGGCCCCGGAATCCGGCGCCCGGGTCGTGCGCGCCCGCCCGGACCGTGTCAGCCTCGAAGTGGACGGTGTGACACGGCACTTCGCCGTCGCCGCGCACCACGACCAGGTGTACGTGGACGGTCCCGCCGGCTCGTACACCTTCACCGCCCTGCCCCGCTTCACCGATCCCGCCACCCACACCGCCCCCGGCTCCCTGCTCGCCCCCATGCCCGGCACGGTCGTCCGCCTCGCGGACGGACTCGTCACCGGGGGCGCCGTGACCGCCGGGCAGCCGCTGATCTGGCTGGAGGCGATGAAGATGGAGCACCGCGTCCTCGCCCCCGCCACCGGCACCCTCACCGCCCTGCACGCCGAGCCCGGCCGCCAGGTGGAGGTCGGCGCACTGCTCGCCGTCGTACAGGAGAACGCCCAGGAACCCGCCGCACCGGAGGAGCACTCATGA
- a CDS encoding acyl-CoA dehydrogenase family protein codes for MSTVPGTTPLGTTSHGTTAPHRTAPHRVTDPVGPAVLETEEHRALRAAVAALGKRYGRDYLATVVSAGGHPHELWTEAARLGYLGVNLPEEYGGGGAGLVELSMVLEELGAAGCPLLMMIVSPAICGTVIARFGTDAQKRRWLPGLADGSLTMAFGITEPDAGSNSHRITTTARRDGDDWLLTGRKVFVSGVDIAEATLVVGRTEDARSGRLKPCLFIVPRDAPGFHRNRIDMELQAPEKQFELVIDDVRLPADALVGDEDAGLLQLFAGLNPERVMTAAFALGMGRHALGRAVTYARERQVWKTPIGAHQAIAHPLAQAHIELELAGLMTRKAATLYDLGDDIGAGEAANMAKYAAAEACVRAVDQAVHTLGGNGLTREYGLASLVTAARVARIAPVSREMILNYVSHQTLGLPKSY; via the coding sequence ATGAGCACCGTCCCCGGCACCACCCCCCTCGGCACGACCTCTCACGGCACCACCGCACCTCACCGCACCGCCCCTCACCGCGTCACCGACCCCGTCGGCCCGGCCGTCCTCGAAACCGAGGAGCACCGGGCCCTGCGCGCCGCCGTCGCCGCCCTCGGGAAACGCTACGGACGCGACTACCTGGCCACCGTCGTCAGCGCGGGCGGCCACCCCCACGAGCTGTGGACCGAGGCCGCCCGGCTCGGCTACCTCGGCGTCAACCTTCCCGAGGAGTACGGCGGCGGAGGCGCCGGCCTCGTGGAACTCTCCATGGTCCTGGAGGAGTTGGGGGCGGCCGGCTGCCCGCTGCTGATGATGATCGTCTCCCCGGCGATCTGCGGCACGGTCATCGCCCGCTTCGGCACCGACGCCCAGAAGCGCCGATGGCTCCCCGGACTGGCGGACGGAAGCCTCACCATGGCCTTCGGCATCACCGAACCCGACGCCGGTTCCAACTCCCACCGCATCACCACCACCGCCCGCCGGGACGGGGACGACTGGCTGCTCACCGGCCGCAAGGTCTTCGTCTCCGGTGTCGACATCGCCGAGGCGACCCTCGTCGTCGGACGCACCGAGGACGCCAGGTCCGGCAGGCTCAAGCCGTGCCTGTTCATCGTCCCGCGCGACGCACCGGGTTTTCACCGCAACCGGATCGACATGGAACTCCAGGCACCGGAGAAGCAGTTCGAGCTGGTCATCGACGACGTGCGGCTGCCCGCCGACGCCCTGGTCGGCGACGAGGACGCGGGCCTCCTCCAGCTCTTCGCCGGACTCAACCCGGAACGCGTCATGACCGCCGCCTTCGCCCTCGGCATGGGCCGCCACGCCCTCGGCCGCGCCGTCACGTACGCCAGGGAACGCCAGGTGTGGAAGACACCCATCGGCGCCCACCAGGCCATCGCCCATCCGCTGGCCCAGGCCCACATCGAACTGGAGCTGGCCGGGCTGATGACCCGGAAGGCCGCCACGCTCTACGACCTCGGTGACGACATCGGCGCGGGCGAGGCCGCCAACATGGCGAAGTACGCGGCGGCCGAGGCGTGCGTCAGGGCCGTCGACCAGGCCGTGCACACCCTGGGCGGCAACGGCCTCACCCGCGAGTACGGGCTGGCGTCCCTGGTCACGGCGGCCCGGGTCGCGCGCATCGCACCCGTCAGCCGGGAAATGATCCTCAACTACGTGTCCCACCAGACCCTCGGCCTCCCCAAGTCGTACTGA
- a CDS encoding enoyl-CoA hydratase family protein, with translation MTLSVPSHDRGVTTLTLDSPANRNALSARLVGELSDALDACAGDDTVRAVVLTHTGNTFCAGADLGAPPDPAAFVALLRRIVELPKPVVARVTGHVRAGGLGLLGACDIAVAGPDTTFALTESRLGLAPSVISLVLPARMDPRAVGRYYLTGERFDAAEAARTGLVTIAADDVDRGLVPVLEGLRRASPQGLAESKRLATRAVRDRFDAYADELVGHSASLFASDEAREGMTAFFERRDPAWTL, from the coding sequence GTGACCCTGTCCGTCCCGTCCCACGACCGGGGCGTCACCACGCTCACCCTCGACTCCCCGGCGAACCGCAACGCGCTCTCCGCGCGGCTCGTCGGGGAGTTGTCCGACGCGCTCGACGCGTGCGCGGGCGACGACACCGTGCGGGCGGTCGTCCTCACCCACACCGGCAACACGTTCTGCGCGGGCGCCGACCTCGGCGCCCCGCCGGACCCGGCCGCGTTCGTCGCCCTGCTCCGGCGGATCGTCGAGCTGCCGAAACCGGTGGTGGCGCGCGTCACCGGGCATGTGCGGGCGGGCGGGCTCGGTCTGCTCGGCGCCTGTGACATCGCGGTGGCGGGTCCGGACACGACGTTCGCGCTCACCGAGTCCCGGCTCGGCCTCGCCCCGTCCGTGATCTCCCTGGTGCTGCCCGCGCGCATGGACCCGAGGGCCGTCGGCCGCTACTACCTCACCGGGGAGCGGTTCGACGCGGCGGAGGCCGCCCGCACCGGGCTCGTCACGATCGCGGCGGACGACGTGGACCGGGGACTCGTGCCCGTACTCGAAGGACTGCGCAGGGCCTCGCCGCAGGGGCTCGCGGAGTCGAAGCGGCTGGCCACCCGGGCCGTCCGGGACCGCTTCGACGCGTACGCCGACGAACTCGTCGGCCACTCGGCGTCGCTCTTCGCCTCGGACGAGGCACGCGAGGGCATGACGGCCTTCTTCGAGCGGCGGGACCCGGCATGGACGCTGTGA
- a CDS encoding TetR/AcrR family transcriptional regulator codes for MDAVTPPDGPATALDAPQERPTGKAPKQDRSRATRQRLLEAAVACLAEHGWAGSTVSVVAERAGVSRGAAQHHFPTREDLFTGAVEYVAEERSAALRALPVQDRPAVVAALVDLYTGPLFRAALHLWVAASDEDQLRPRVTELEARVGRETHRIAVGLLGADETRPGVRETVQGLLDMARGLGLANLLTDDTARRRGVVAQWAELVDGALGPAVRGPDAPPATG; via the coding sequence ATGGACGCTGTGACACCACCGGACGGACCGGCCACGGCCCTCGACGCACCGCAGGAACGGCCCACCGGCAAGGCGCCCAAACAGGACCGCAGCCGGGCCACCCGGCAGCGGCTGCTGGAGGCCGCCGTCGCCTGCCTCGCCGAACACGGCTGGGCGGGTTCCACGGTCTCCGTCGTCGCCGAACGCGCGGGCGTCTCGCGCGGCGCGGCCCAGCACCACTTCCCGACCCGCGAGGACCTCTTCACTGGGGCCGTCGAATACGTCGCCGAGGAGCGCTCCGCCGCCCTGCGCGCCCTGCCCGTGCAGGACCGGCCGGCGGTGGTGGCCGCCCTCGTCGACCTCTACACCGGCCCGCTCTTCCGCGCCGCGCTGCATCTCTGGGTCGCCGCGTCCGACGAGGACCAGCTCCGCCCGAGGGTCACCGAACTCGAAGCGCGGGTCGGCCGGGAGACGCACCGCATCGCGGTCGGACTCCTCGGCGCGGACGAGACCAGGCCCGGGGTGCGCGAGACGGTCCAGGGCCTGCTCGACATGGCCCGGGGCCTGGGCCTCGCCAACCTCCTCACCGACGACACGGCCCGCCGGCGCGGGGTGGTGGCGCAGTGGGCGGAGCTGGTGGACGGAGCACTGGGCCCGGCGGTACGGGGCCCGGACGCCCCGCCCGCCACCGGCTGA
- the pdxH gene encoding pyridoxamine 5'-phosphate oxidase, whose protein sequence is MREQYRSEDLTEDALAPDPMEQFARWFRQVAGGGALHEPNAMVVSTATPGGRPSSRTVLLKQFDARGFVFYTNYGSRKGRELAANPYVSLLFPWHPMARQVIVTGTAARVGRGETVAYFRTRPHGSQLGAWASDQSAPIGTRRELVERYEALATRYPEGEQVPAPPEWGGFRVVPDAVEFWQGHENRLHDRLRYVREGNGWRLQRLCP, encoded by the coding sequence ATGCGCGAGCAGTACCGCTCCGAGGACCTCACCGAGGACGCGCTCGCCCCCGATCCGATGGAACAGTTCGCCCGCTGGTTCCGCCAGGTCGCCGGGGGCGGCGCCCTCCACGAGCCGAACGCGATGGTGGTCTCGACCGCCACCCCCGGGGGCCGCCCGTCGTCCCGCACGGTGCTGCTGAAGCAGTTCGACGCCCGGGGCTTCGTCTTCTACACGAACTACGGCTCACGCAAGGGACGCGAGCTGGCCGCCAATCCGTACGTCTCGCTGCTCTTCCCCTGGCACCCGATGGCCCGCCAGGTGATCGTCACGGGCACCGCCGCGCGGGTCGGCCGGGGCGAGACCGTCGCGTACTTCCGTACCCGCCCGCATGGCTCCCAGCTGGGTGCCTGGGCCAGCGACCAGTCGGCACCGATCGGCACCCGCCGTGAACTCGTCGAGCGGTACGAGGCACTGGCGACCCGCTACCCGGAGGGCGAACAGGTCCCGGCGCCGCCGGAGTGGGGCGGCTTCCGCGTCGTACCGGACGCGGTGGAGTTCTGGCAGGGGCACGAGAACCGGCTGCACGACCGGCTGCGGTACGTGCGCGAGGGGAACGGCTGGCGGCTCCAAAGGCTCTGCCCGTAG